Proteins encoded by one window of Psychromonas sp. L1A2:
- the cobB gene encoding Sir2 family NAD+-dependent deacetylase, producing the protein MYFKKSMRSIVVSEYKKIVILTGAGISAESGISTFRAKDGLWEKYKLEDVATLDGYKRDPELVLDFYNKRRQSFCLGTSKPNAAHYALAELEEKFDGEFLLVTQNIDNLHEQAGSKNVIHMHGELLKVRCAKTNQVIPWTTDLTSNDFCTCCQYPLPLRPHIVWFGEMPLGLDIIYHHLAQADLFIAIGTSGTVYPAAGFVEEAKSVGAESIEVNLEPSEINSHFDILLHGKASQLVPELVKTLLD; encoded by the coding sequence ATATATTTTAAAAAGTCGATGAGGTCTATTGTTGTGAGTGAGTATAAGAAAATTGTGATCTTAACAGGTGCGGGCATTTCAGCTGAATCAGGCATTAGTACTTTTCGTGCAAAAGATGGTTTGTGGGAAAAGTACAAACTGGAAGATGTAGCCACTTTAGATGGGTATAAACGCGATCCAGAGTTAGTGTTAGACTTTTATAATAAACGTAGACAAAGCTTTTGTTTAGGCACCAGTAAACCCAATGCAGCACATTATGCATTAGCTGAGCTCGAAGAGAAGTTTGATGGTGAGTTTTTATTAGTGACACAAAACATTGATAACTTGCATGAACAGGCCGGCTCTAAAAACGTCATTCACATGCACGGTGAGTTATTAAAAGTGCGTTGTGCCAAAACAAATCAAGTTATTCCTTGGACCACCGACCTTACCAGTAACGATTTTTGTACTTGTTGCCAATATCCATTGCCATTACGACCTCATATTGTTTGGTTTGGTGAGATGCCACTAGGGTTAGATATTATTTATCATCATCTCGCACAAGCTGACTTATTCATCGCTATTGGTACTTCAGGAACCGTTTATCCTGCAGCAGGTTTTGTTGAAGAAGCAAAAAGTGTCGGTGCCGAGTCAATAGAAGTTAATCTTGAACCAAGTGAAATAAATAGTCATTTCGATATTCTATTACATGGTAAAGCCTCACAATTAGTGCCAGAGTTGGTTAAAACATTGTTAGATTGA
- a CDS encoding integration host factor subunit alpha — MALTKAEIAAHLSEEIGLSKREAKEFVESFFEEIKSTLEAGSPVKISGFGGFELKDKGERPGRNPKTGEDIPIEARRVVTFKAGQKLKELVETSLSDKPNK; from the coding sequence ATGGCACTGACAAAAGCTGAGATAGCAGCACATTTATCGGAAGAAATCGGATTAAGCAAGCGAGAAGCAAAAGAGTTTGTAGAATCTTTTTTCGAAGAAATTAAATCGACACTTGAAGCTGGTTCTCCAGTTAAAATTTCAGGTTTTGGTGGATTTGAACTTAAAGATAAAGGAGAACGGCCTGGTCGTAATCCTAAAACTGGCGAAGATATTCCTATTGAAGCCCGACGAGTTGTTACTTTTAAAGCTGGTCAGAAACTGAAAGAGTTAGTGGAAACTAGTCTTTCAGATAAGCCTAATAAATAA